In Lagopus muta isolate bLagMut1 chromosome 29, bLagMut1 primary, whole genome shotgun sequence, one genomic interval encodes:
- the KIRREL1 gene encoding LOW QUALITY PROTEIN: kin of IRRE-like protein 1 (The sequence of the model RefSeq protein was modified relative to this genomic sequence to represent the inferred CDS: deleted 1 base in 1 codon), with product MRLLFLCLLTLADCYGQAAQTRFVEEPEDQTVVAGQRIVLSCVVLNYSGIVQWTKDGLALGMGQGLKAWPRYRIVGTADSGQYNLEISDAELSDDAVYECQATEAALRSRRAKLTVLIPPEDPTIDGAPEILLRAGTPYNLTCRARSAKPAATIIWYRDGLQQDGAVTTTEVLADGKRETTTSLLAINPTDLDIGRVFSCRSTNDAIPAGKETFVKLNVHHPPTVTLSIQPQTVQEGERVVFTCMATANPEIKGYRWAKGGVIIEDAKENRYDTQVDYTFFTEPVSCEVHNDIGSTNVSTLVDVHFAPRIMVAPKPTVTDIGSDVTLTCMWSGNPPLTLTWTKKESNMVLSNSNQLYLKSVTQADAGQYICKAIVPRIGVGEREVTLYVNGPPIISSEVVQYAARGDRGKVECFIGSTPPPDRIAWAWKENILEAGTLERYTVERTTMGSGVLSTLTINNVMEADFQTHYNCTAWNSFGPGTAIIQLEEKEVLPVGIIAGATIGASILVISFLVALACFLYRRRKGSRKDVTLRKLDIKVETVNREPLTLHADREEDTASVSTATRVMKAIYSSFKDDVDLKQDLRCDTIDTREEYELKDPTNGYYNVRAHEDRPASRTVLYADYRAPGPARYDARPPSRLSHSSGYAQLNTYSRGPASEYSAEAAASTGAPPGTAGGETASQLSYENYGGHAAFPAGGGYGGYRLGYGQPTSLERAPYDAYDPMGKYASATRFSYTSQHSDYGQRFQQRMQTHV from the exons ATGCGgctcctcttcctctgcctcctgACTCTCGCTGACTGCTACGGGCAAG CGGCACAGACACGGTTTGTGGAAGAGCCCGAGGACCAGACCGTGGTGGCTGGGCAGAGGATTGTGCTGTCCTGCGTGGTGCTCAACTACTCTGGGATCGTGCAATGGACCAAGGATGGGCTGGCATTGGGCATGGGGCAGGGCCTCAAAG ccTGGCCACGTTACCGCATCGTGGGCACGGCCGATTCAGGACAGTACAACCTGGAGATCAGCGACGCTGAGCTCTCCGACGACGCCGTCTATGAATGCCAGGCAACCGAGGCTGCGCTGCGTTCACGCCGGGCCAAACTCACCGTGCTCA TCCCCCCCGAGGACCCCACTATCGACGGAGCCCCTGAGATCCTGCTGCGTGCAGGGACCCCCTACAACCTGACGTGCCGGGCACGCAGCGCCAAACCCGCTGCCACCATCATCTGGTAC CGCgatgggctgcagcaggacgGAGCCGTCACCACCACG GAGGTGCTGGCTGATGGCAAGAGGGAGACGACCACCAGCCTGCTGGCCATCAACCCCACCGACCTGGACATCGGACGCGTCTTCTCCTGCCGCAGCACCAACGATGCCATCCCTGCTGGGAAGGAAACCTTTGTCAAGCTCAACGTGCATC ATCCCCCGACTGTCACCCTGTCCATCCAGCCGCAGACGGTGCAGGAGGGTGAGCGGGTTGTGTTCACCTGCATGGCCACCGCCAACCCTGAGATCAAAGGCTACAG GTGGGCCAAGGGGGGGGTGATCATTGAGGATGCCAAGGAGAACAGGTACGACACGCAGGTGGACTACACCTTCTTCACTGAGCCCGTCTCCTGCGAGGTGCACAACGACATCGGCAGCACCAACGTCAGCACGCTGGTGGACGTGCACT TCGCCCCTCGCATCATGGTGGCCCCCAAACCCACCGTCACCGACATCGGCTCTGATGTGACGCTGACCTGCATGTGGTCCGGCAACCCCCCGCTGACCCTCACCTGGACCAAGAAGGAGTCCAACATG GTGCTGAGCAACAGCAACCAGCTGTACCTGAAGTCGGTGACGCAGGCGGACGCAGGGCAGTACATCTGCAAAGCCATCGTGCCCCGCATCGGCGTGGGCGAGCGTGAGGTCACTCTCTATGTCAATg GGCCCCCCATCATCTCCAGTGAGGTGGTGCAGTACGCGGCACGCGGAGACCGTGGCAAAGTAGAGTGCTTCATTGGCAGCACGCCACCCCCGGACCGCATC GCCTGGGCTTGGAAGGAGAACATTTTGGAGGCAGGGACACTGGAGCGCTACACGGTGGAGAGGACCACGATGGGCAGCGGGGTGCTGTCCACCCTCACCATCAACAATGTGATGGAGGCCGACTTCCAGACCCATTACAACTGCACCGCCTGGAACAGCTTCGGACCAGGCACCGCCATCATTCAGCTGGAGGAGAAAG AGGTCCTGCCTGTCGGCATCATCGCCGGGGCCACCATTGGGGCCAGCATCCTTGTCATCAGCTTCCTCGTGGCACTCGCCTGCTTCCTCTACCGGCGTCGGAAAGGAA GTCGGAAGGATGTCACCCTGCGCAAGCTGGACATCAAGGTGGAGACGGTGAACAGGGAACCGCTGACTTTGCATGCTGACAGGGAGGAGGATACAGCCAGCGTCTCCACTGCCACCCGTGTCATGAAGGCCATCTACTCG TCGTTCAAGGATGACGTGGACTTGAAGCAGGACCTGCGCTGTGACACCATCGACACCCGCGAGGAGTACGAGCTGAAG GACCCAACCAATGGCTACTACAACGTCCGTGCCCACGAGGACCGCCCGGCCTCCCGCACTGTGCTCTATGCTGATTACCGTGCTCCAGGACCGGCCCGTTACGACGCACGCCCGCCCTCACGACTGTCCCACTCCAGTGGCTACGCACAGCTCAACACCTACAGCCGTGGCCCTGCATCTGAGTACAGCGCAGAGGCAGCAGCGAGCACTGGGGCCCCTCCGGGCACAGCAGGTGGTGAAACAGCCAGCCAGCTCTCCTATGAGAACTACGGGGGGCACGCTGCCTTCCCAGCCGGCGGTGGCTACGGGGGGTACCGGCTGGGCTACGGGCAGCCCACCAGCCTGGAGAGGGCACCCTACGATGCCTACGACCCCATGGGCAAATACGCCAGTGCCACCCGCTTCTCCTACACCTCCCAGCACTCGGACTACGGGCAGCGCTTCCAGCAGCGGATGCAGACACACGTTTAG